A single Macaca mulatta isolate MMU2019108-1 chromosome 15, T2T-MMU8v2.0, whole genome shotgun sequence DNA region contains:
- the HEMGN gene encoding hemogen, whose amino-acid sequence MDLGKDQSHLKHHQTLDPHQEENHSPEVIGTWSLRNRERLRKRKAEVQEKETSQWLFGEQKKRKQQRTGKGNQRGRKRQQNTQLKVEPQSQIEKEIVEKVLAPTEKKTEPLGSITKVFPSVASPQKVVPEEHFSEICEESIIHQENSSKYQEIAVQNHSSETCQHVAEPEDLSPKMYQEISVLQDNSSKICQDMVETEDNSPNACQVIAVIQDHPFKMYQDMAKREDLSPKMCQEAAVPKVLPCPTSEDTADLAGCSLQAYPKPDVPKGYILDTDQNPAEPEEYNETDQGKAEAEGFFPKTQEIAEPKDLSTKTHQESVEPKHLPHKTHKEIIVPKAPSHKTIQETPHSEDYSTEINQETPGSEKYSPETYQEIPGLEEYSPEIYQETPQLEEYSPEIYQETPGPEDLSTKTYKNKDVPKECFPEPYQETGGPQDQDPKAHQEDAKDVYTFPQETKEKPKEEPEIPAILNEIHPENDVYSYALF is encoded by the exons ATGGATTTGGGAAAGGACCAATCTCATTTGAAGCACCATCAGACACTTGATCCTCACCAAGAAGAGAACCATTCTCCAG AAGTCATTGGAACCTGGAGTTTGAGAAACAGAGAAcgacttagaaaaagaaaagctgaagtGCAAGAAAAGGAAACGTCACAATGGCTATTTGG AGAACAGAAAAAACGCAAGCAGCAGAGAACaggaaaaggaaatcaaagaggcagaaagagacaACAAAATACCCAATTGAAGGTGGAGCCTCAGTCACAGATAGAAAAGGAAATAGTGGAGAAAGTACTGGCACCTACAGAGAAAAAAACTGAGCCACTAGGGAGCATAACCAAAGTATTTCCTTCAGTAGCCTCCCCGCAAAAAGTTGTGCCTGAGGAACACTTTTCTGAAATATGTGAAGAAAGTATTATACATCAGGAGAATTCTTCCAAGTACCAAGAAATAGCAGTACAAAACCATTCTTCTGAAACATGCCAACATGTGGCTGAACCTGAAGACCTCTCTCCTAAAATGTACCAAGAAATATCTGTACttcaagacaattcttccaaaaTATGCCAAGACATGGTGGAAACTGAAGACAACTCTCCTAATGCATGCCAAGTAATAGCTGTAATTCAAGACCATCCTTTCAAAATGTACCAAGATATGGCTAAACGAGAAGATCTGTCTCCTAAAATGTGCCAAGAAGCTGCTGTACCCAAAGTCCTCCCTTGTCCAACATCTGAAGACACAGCTGATCTGGCAGGATGCTCCCTTCAAGCGTACCCCAAACCAGATGTGCCTAAAGGCTATATTCTTGACACAGACCAAAACCCAGCAGAACCAGAGGAATACAATGAAACAGATCAAGgaaaagctgaggcagaaggcttTTTTCCTAAAACACAAGAAATAGCCGAGCCTAAAGACCTTTCCACAAAAACACAccaagaatcagttgaacctaaACACCTTCCTCATAAAACACATAAAGAAATTATTGTGCCTAAAGCTCCCTCTCATAAAACAATCCAAGAAACACCTCATTCTGAAGACTATTCAACTGAAATAAACCAAGAAACACCTGGGTCTGAAAAGTATTCACCTGAAACGTATCAAGAAATACCTGGGCTTGAAGAATATTCACCTGAAATATACCAAGAAACACCCCAGCTTGAAGAATATTCACCTGAAATATACCAAGAAACCCCGGGGCCTGAAGACCTCTCTACTAAGACCTATAAAAATAAGGATGTGCCTAAAGAATGCTTTCCAGAACCATACCAAGAAACAGGTGGGCCCCAAGACCAGGATCCTAAAGCACACCAGGAAGATGCTAAAGATGTTTATACTTTTCCTCAAG aaacaaaagaaaaacccaaagaaGAGCCAGAAATACCAGCAATTCTGAACGAGATTCATCCAGAAAATGATGTCTATAGTTATGCTTTGTTTTAA